One bacterium genomic window, CACCGACAGCAAGCACCTTCTTTTTCAAAGGCGCCTTTGTGCATCCTCACCCAGGGCGAACGTCGGTGATACGCAACGTATCGGCTCCGACGCTTTTCAGCCAGAAGACGTGCGAGATGCTCGCCCCCTGCGGGACATACCCAAAGTTAAAGGCAACCTCGGGCACTTCCAGGCGCGGCTGATTCGGTTGGGCCGGGGTGGCGGGCGCCGGCTGCTGGGCACGTGCCGCCAGGGTCGCCAGCAACACGATCGCCGCTACTCCGGTAATTCGTTTTCTCATCATCGGTTGTCCTCACTGGCCTGCGGCCAAAGTCGGGATATTATACACATCGGGTCCGGCTATCGCAAACCGGAACGCTGCTAAGACGGCCCCTTGTTGTCAGGTGTTAACGACCGATTTCATTCCCGCTTGATGCGGGTGATCGGGACGGTGACACGGGTCTTGGCGGGATCGCTGGCTTCCAGCGTAATCGATTGCGAAAACGAATCCGGGGCGGAAGCGCTCAAAGTGAGGCCGATTTCCTTGCTCTCCTCGGGTTGCAAGGATATCTCTTTGACGTCCAAGCGGATATGCGGTCCGGGCGCATTGATCACCCGCAACGACACCGGCTCGTTTGAGACATTCTTTGCGGCAATACGGGCCTCGGTTTTACCGGCCAGATCGACAATCGCCGGGCTCACCGAAAAGACCGGTGTGGGCTCGTCGGGCTTGAGCACATGTGACCTGAAGGTCAGCGCCGGGACCCGACCGGTGGCATTCGAGATAATCCGGGTGAACTTCTCGACTTTGCCAGTCATGTTGCGCGATCCGAATAGGATCTCGACCGGCACCGAGTCGCCCACCTCGACCAGCGAATCGGTCAGCGGGGCGGTGGTGCAGCCGCAATTGGGCTGCAGCTTGGTGATCTCCACCCGATCCGTTCCGGTGTTGCGCAGCCAGTAGGTGTGAGCCACAATCGCGTTTTGCGGGACATAGCCGAAATCGAAGACCTCGGCATCGGCCTTCAGCCGTGGGCCGCTGGAACTGGGTGTCTGGGAGCAGGCCGGTGCCGCCAACAGGGCCGCGAGGCCGAAAGACAGGGCAGTATGGGTGGTCCAAGTCCGCTTCGACGTCATAAGCTGTTTTGTTGCAAATGGTTGTCTTCGCACACGCCGACAAACCGCTGGTATTATACGCACCAAGGCAGACGAAGTCGCGCCAAGAAAATGATAATGACTGGCGAATTTGTGGTTGGCGAATAAACAAATGTTCAGTATCACATGGCAGACCCGAAAAGGTCTTATGGAGGTCGCCATGAATCGGCTCAAAGAGCCCCTGACGGAAAGCCAGCTGCGCGTCTACCAATTCATCCGCGATCACATCCAGTCGGAGGGACGTCCGCCGACGGTGCGCGAGATCGGTGAGGCGCTGGGGATCAGTTCGACCAACGGGGTGCGTGACGCGCTTCTGATTCTGGAGCGCAAGGGGTACATCCGCCGCGAAAAGAACCTGTCGCGCGCCATCGAGTTGACCGAAACGCCGGTGGCGGCCAACATCGAGTCGATTCCGATTGTCGGACGGGTCGCCGCCGGTCTGCCGCTTCTGGCGGTGGAAAATGTCGACGGCCATGTGGCGATCGACCGCTCGTTTCTGCCGCGCGGCGAAGTCTTCTCGTTGCGCGTGACCGGCGAAAGCATGAAGGATGAAGGCATCCGCGATGGTGATCTCGTTTTGGTCAAGCGGCAGGATGTCGCCAACCGCGGCGATATCGTCGTGGCGGTGATCGGCGAAGAGGCGACGGTCAAGAAGTTCTATCCCGATCGCCATCGTGTCCGTCTCGAGCCGGCCAACGACGCCTTTCAGACAATCGTCGTCGATAAAAACGCCCCCGGCTTCTTCATCGCCGGCGTGGTGGTGGGGCTGTTGCGGCGGATTGCATAACGGCCGTTGAATTGCAACATCTCGAAACTCTCATTCTTCGCGGTTGATCTGAAGGGTGCGTGCGCTCTTTGTACGCACCCTGCGGATGAGGGGGTTCTGGTGAGCGCCGGATGAAGAATACGGTACTCGGCGTAGCGCGGTTGTTGACTGCAGCAATCGTAGTCTTGATTGCGCCGTCAGCGTGCTTGTCTCAAGCAAAGGCAAGTGAGGCAGGCGCCAGCCAGAAGATCTGGCGTTTCGCGGTTGTGCCGGAGTTCTATGTCGGTTGGGGTATTGCAGACGATCTATCTGAGACCAACCAGAGTATATCGGATCGAATCCATCTTGGACGGGGCGCAAACAAGTTCGCGGTGCGCGGACGACTACTCCTGAAGCAAGTCAGAGTCTGGTATCTAATGGATCTGATTTCAAAGGGCAGTTCGGGCGCTCCTGATAGCCTTGGTCTGTACTATGCCGCCGAGTCATTCTCATACCAACTTCTCGCTGGGCACTATTTCGACATCATTCATGATCGACTCGGTTTTGAGCCTTTGGTCGGCTACGGAATACGCAATGACAAAGCACGGGCATTTGACGAGTCATCCGACGATGACCTATATGTGGAAAAGCAGCACGGAAAGGGGCTAGTTCTCGGTTCATGCATGAATGTGGACTTGACGGAGCGGGTGCTGGTGCGCACCCTGTTCACCTACGCCGAGCTCCCAAGCATTGATCGCCGTCTAAAGATCGAAGTACTCGCTGCGCTGCCTCCAGAGGAGGGGATCAACCGACCGCTCATCGAGCGATCGGCATTGGTAACCGGAATGCATTTCAATTGGATTGATCGCACGAGGGCGGAAAGGATTTGGTACTTCGGACTGATTTTGTTTGTCGAGTATTAGGCCTGTTCTCAGAATGTGGGCAGGCAGCCCTGATGCGTTCATTGCATCAGGGCTTGCGGTAGCCCGTTCAGTCCGCCGCACAAAGAGCGAGTCAGGGCACCAAATGATTGCAATCTGTCTACCGGAATGAAGTCCTTCATGCGGGATGGACACTGTCGCGCCTGACCGATTAGACATCAATAGCCACGACAGCGGGGAGAAGAGGTGAGGTTGGTTGTACCACGACCTCGATGAGCCGGTCGATGTGATCGCGATCTTTGAGAAGGGCCAGCTCCGGCCGATCCGGTTTCGCTGGAAGGGGCAAACCTACAAAGTCGCGCGCGTCACCGGGCGCTGGAAAGCCCCGAAGGGCGAGGCTTGGGTGCGCCACTTC contains:
- a CDS encoding DUF1573 domain-containing protein, which produces MAAPACSQTPSSSGPRLKADAEVFDFGYVPQNAIVAHTYWLRNTGTDRVEITKLQPNCGCTTAPLTDSLVEVGDSVPVEILFGSRNMTGKVEKFTRIISNATGRVPALTFRSHVLKPDEPTPVFSVSPAIVDLAGKTEARIAAKNVSNEPVSLRVINAPGPHIRLDVKEISLQPEESKEIGLTLSASAPDSFSQSITLEASDPAKTRVTVPITRIKRE
- a CDS encoding DUF6504 family protein, coding for MYHDLDEPVDVIAIFEKGQLRPIRFRWKGQTYKVARVTGRWKAPKGEAWVRHFSVVDTQDNVFQLVYDERRTDWSICKVWVE
- the lexA gene encoding transcriptional repressor LexA, which translates into the protein MNRLKEPLTESQLRVYQFIRDHIQSEGRPPTVREIGEALGISSTNGVRDALLILERKGYIRREKNLSRAIELTETPVAANIESIPIVGRVAAGLPLLAVENVDGHVAIDRSFLPRGEVFSLRVTGESMKDEGIRDGDLVLVKRQDVANRGDIVVAVIGEEATVKKFYPDRHRVRLEPANDAFQTIVVDKNAPGFFIAGVVVGLLRRIA